The Chryseolinea soli nucleotide sequence ACGGACCATCCCAATCACGACATCGCGAAGAAACAAATGCGCGATTTTGGAGGCATGCTCTCGTTCACGCTAAAAGACGACAGCCAGGAGAAAGCCACGAAGCTGATGGAAAGCATGTCGCTGTTTTCGCTCGCCGAATCGTTGGGCGGAGTGGAGTCCCTGATCAATCACCCGGCTTCGATGACACACGCCAGCATTCCCAAGGAAGAACGCATCAAGAACGGTCTGCTCGATTCACTCATCCGCCTCAGCATCGGGGTGGAGGATGCCGAAGATCTGATCGAAGACCTGACGCAAGCCTTGGCGAAAGTTTAGGACGGCCGCAAACCCGATCATCATTCATCCGAAACGCAAAGCAGATGGCTGCAGGGCAGGGTGTTGGAAACGCATACCGATAAACTTCAAATACAGTGGACCAAAGAGATCTGAAACAACTTTTTAGTATCCCCGTCATCGTAGCAGCGCTGGGTTACTTTGTTGATATCTATGACTTGTTGCTGTTCAGCATCGTGCGGATCCCAAGCCTCACATCGATGGGTGTTGCCACGCCCGCCGATCTGCAAACGCAAGGCGAATACCTGATCTCTTTTCAAATGGCCGGACTGCTGACCGGCGGCATCATCTGGGGCATCATGGGCGATAAGCGCGGACGTCTTTCCGTATTGTTCGGTTCTATTTTGTTGTATTCACTGGCCAACATTGCCAACGGCTTTGCCACCAATGTGGAGCAATATCGATGGCTTCGTTTTATCGCAGGCATTGGTTTGGCGGGAGAGTTGGGTGCGGGTGTCACGTTGGTTTCCGAAACGTTGCCGACCCATTTGCGCGGATATGGCACGACGATCATCGCTTCGGTTGGATTGATGGGTGCTGTGGTAGGCAATTTTCTCTCGAAGGCCTTTGCCTGGCAAACTTCCTTTTTTATCGGGGGTGCCATGGGCTTGTTACTTTTAATCGCACGCGTGAGTGTGTTTGAATCCGGTATTTTTCTGAAGACAAAGACCATGCAGATCCAGCGCGGAAACTTTTGGCAACTGTTCACCAACCGCAGCCGCTTTCTGAAATACATGGGATGTATTTTTATCGGACTACCCATCTGGTTTGCCATTGGCATTTTGATCACCTTCTCGCCGGAGTTTGCGCGTACGCTGGGAATAGAAGGTACCATATCGGCGGGTGATGCCGTGATGTATAGCTACATCGGCTTGGCCGTGGGCGACATGGCCAGCGGCTCTATCAGTCAGTGGGTCGGATCGCGAAAAAAGATCGTGATGGTTTTCATTCTCCTGACCCTGGCGTTCTTTTGCTTGTATTTGTTCATGCCCGTGCATACCACAACCTTCTTTTACTTCACATGCTTTTTACTCGGGGTGGGGATCGGCTACTGGGCATTGTTTGTGACCATTGCCGCCGAGCAGTTTGGCACCAATTTGCGCTCGACGGTGGCCACAACGGTACCCAATTTTATTCGAGGCACCGTGATTCCGCTGGCCATGATTTTTAATTATTTGAGAGGCCAGGTAGGCCCTATTCATGGCGCGCTGATAATTGGTGTGACAACAATTATTATCGCTTTTATTGCCCTGGGAGCAATTGACGAGACCTTTGGACGCGATATGAATTTTGAGGAGATAGACTAGAGTGGTTTTAGCGCCAAATTGGTTCTTGTGAAAGATTAACTTTATTGCAATCTTTCCATGTAAAAAGATTCACGCGTGTTGAAGAAGCCCCTCATTCTCTCCCTATTCCTTCTTTTTTGGTCGACCTGCACAATTGCCCAGAACCTGC carries:
- a CDS encoding MFS transporter; the encoded protein is MDQRDLKQLFSIPVIVAALGYFVDIYDLLLFSIVRIPSLTSMGVATPADLQTQGEYLISFQMAGLLTGGIIWGIMGDKRGRLSVLFGSILLYSLANIANGFATNVEQYRWLRFIAGIGLAGELGAGVTLVSETLPTHLRGYGTTIIASVGLMGAVVGNFLSKAFAWQTSFFIGGAMGLLLLIARVSVFESGIFLKTKTMQIQRGNFWQLFTNRSRFLKYMGCIFIGLPIWFAIGILITFSPEFARTLGIEGTISAGDAVMYSYIGLAVGDMASGSISQWVGSRKKIVMVFILLTLAFFCLYLFMPVHTTTFFYFTCFLLGVGIGYWALFVTIAAEQFGTNLRSTVATTVPNFIRGTVIPLAMIFNYLRGQVGPIHGALIIGVTTIIIAFIALGAIDETFGRDMNFEEID